In Mytilus trossulus isolate FHL-02 chromosome 10, PNRI_Mtr1.1.1.hap1, whole genome shotgun sequence, the DNA window CTCATGTATAAGTAGCGTTTGAGCACAAATACGGACTTGGAAAATTGGAATTTGCTAAAACTCGGTTTTCTGGAGGGGTGGGCTTCACATCTGTATCTTAGGGAACAGTCATTATTTATCAGCTGAGGGGGTCGGTTCAAATTTTCACATCAAAAAGTTTTGTTGGCAACCCCCCCCCCATAAtttttatgaaccacataatgACCCCTTAAAATGATGTTTCACAAGTATGACCCCCCCCCACTACTAAAAAAATATCCCTATTAATTAACAGTGGGCAAATAACTATGGGAAGAATGTGGACATTGACACTATCTGTTACCGAGTATGCATGGCAGAAAGAAATTTTCTCTGATTGCAgtcattttctttgattttgtactgattttttatatttcattctaCAATTATAAGCACCTTGTGAACTACCACATTTCGGAAGGTCTCCTCTTTCCGGCATTCTGGGTAGTAGTGGTTCACATATTGCCTTACGGCTAACTTAGCCCGTGGGCACACTTCTCTTTTTGCGTTGATACCGCCCCCGTTCCAATTATACATGTTTCTTAGATTTTGATCGCCGAAAAGGTGTGGCATAAGTTCTTTTAACAATATGGAGGCAAAATTACCGGCAGAATGGGCTCGGTCTTTAAGAATTAAGAGTCTATCATCTGGAATTTTCATGTCTGCCGGGATGGTGTTTTCTTCATCACTCTCAGTGTCACTACCAACAGCCAGAAGTCCTGGTGTTGCCTGCCTCTGTGTGGTAAGTAATCGTTCTAAATTATCCTGCTTGGCGTGCAGTTTCTGTTGCTCGGTCTCCATGGCTTTCAGACGCTTATCAAAATTTGTCATCATGGCGAAAAGTCTTGATTGGCCGGAAATCATGACGTCGAACAGTCTGTATATCCGGTGGTCGTCTGGGAATATGTTGTTGGGTGCAATTGGGGATGGTGTTGGTGTTGGTACTGGTCCTGGTGCATGTGCAGGTGCAGGTGTTGGTCCTGGTGCAGGTACTGGTGCCGGTGCAGGTGTTGGTGGTTGAGGGGTCAATATTTCAGGAGCTGGGGGTGGCTGCTCCTCGTCGGATGATGATGGAGGACTCCCTGTTAAGATCACATTGCCAGGTGTTGAtttctgaaaatgaaacaaaagtgtTACTGAAATGACTGTTTTAAGTGTTtaagtgttacatatatttttaacggttatacaaatcaaaataccGTAATAATTCGACAAGGGCTGTGAGAATGTGGTgtatatacttttttgtttcGTTCTTTGACACCATCTAGACTCGCCAAAGTACATGTTAAtaatgagtaaaaaaaaatttcattcttTTATCAAGGTTATGAACAATTTTGTTAACttaaaaaggatatataaaaaacaaatatttaaagatctctatcttatacatatttaaacaattgtCCACACATTAATTTGTGACTTTTGGCACGACTCATATTTGTCATATCACATTTGTATTAAACTTTCAGTCCGTTTACTGTCAGTGATATCATGCTGGTTTCAAATTGAGTTATGGTTATTGGTCACCTGTTCTCAGAACAAAATTGCTGAAGCACCTCGAATGTGCTACTGAACTTTGTCTTACTTAAATATTAAGGTAATgattaacagatttttttctctcagaaGTACtgcaataatgaaaaaaagctCTCAATAATTTGgacaaatgtttatataatgctaTTATGTATTATGTATGGCCCATCGCTACGATAGggttattatcataaaaaaatacgcCTTAACCTCTCCCCAAATTACAGTATCATTATGTCGGTGGGGGTGTTACATTGTTATAACACATTGGTCACTATTTTTTGTCCGTTCAATTGATTGACATTTTGTCATCTTCAGCTTTCTATACGACaagggttttgctcattgttaaagtcTTTAGTTTGCCCACTTTTAAGTCCCAGCATTATTGCTAATATGTAGACAGTTTCACCGCACACATCATTTTTACAGTTCATCCCTTAAATTACTCAGTCAAGAGGGAGGGTAGGAgaggtcctgatcccgaaatcacGCGGGCttaaaaaacacgaaatcccgaggtcccgacgttaaataaatttgaattccGAAATCCGGAAATTCGAGAGGAAACAAAAACCCGGAACCTAAGAAAGTCCCGAAGTCCAGATTAAGgtcataataaaaaacaatttgtaaaagaaaaaactaaCCTTCTTTTGCTGTTTGTTGGTGTTCTTCCTTCGCCTTGCTGGTATTCGTAGGGTTGGCATCTTGTCACTTTGTCTGTTGGATGAGGACCTAGGTGGTGGAGTTGGAGGACTAGGTGGTGGAGTGGGTGATCTTGGTGATGGGGTTGGTGATTGAGCTGGTGAAGGTGTTGGTGATCTGTCTTCAACAATCTCTCTCTCAAGTTTTTTTGCCGTCATGTCCGTCTCGGTCCCACTGGCTAAAACAACTGCCGTAGCAACTTGTTTCTTCGACCCATACTGTACCTCGTACAGCCCCAAGTCGATTATCTAAAATTGAAGAGTCATACATTCAATTGTTATATCAAACAGTGTGTATTtcttaaatcaaaatcaatcactTCTCCAAGGTTTTTGTTTCATAGACAAGTTTTTAGTTTCAAATTCTACTCTTCATATACAGGAATTATAAtgcaaaaaatgttttacagcgagtttaaaaatcaaatataacaaaacaaagttATACCGCGATACGCGTTGTTGTAAATGGTAATTTCTTACACTTGactttatacatataaaacaaaataatattgtttatctttAAAGTCAAAACGTAGCTGTAGTTCTATGCCAATACAACTGTTGTTTAAAGGAAGCAACGCCCTTTACATTTTATCCAAAGCATTAGTTTCTCTAAGACCGTAAATTAAGCAGTCCCTATTAATACTCAACAATGGAAATCCTTTGAGATTTGAATTGTATATGATTGTCATTTAGGGGGTTATTTATAGCTATACagctatatgcggtatgggctgtgctcattgatgaaggccgtacggttaacAATGGTTGTTAACTTATGTGTCATTtatgtctcttgtggagagttgtctcactggaatcataccacatcttttttgcACAATCTAatacaattcaaaggagaaaaatgttatttttaagaAGATAAaggcaggggcggatccagaaccTCGATTCCccccgggggggggggggggggagcaccatgaaactaaattttattatttgttttggagatgtatacatgtacatgtgagTGTGAGtgcgtgtttttttttcactttataCTTTATTCTCCTGTCAATTGATCTTTATCATATTCGTcctaattagatataggaagatgtggtgtgagtgccaatgagacaactctccatc includes these proteins:
- the LOC134687692 gene encoding actin-binding protein WASF2-like, coding for MTAKKLEREIVEDRSPTPSPAQSPTPSPRSPTPPPSPPTPPPRSSSNRQSDKMPTLRIPARRRKNTNKQQKKKSTPGNVILTGSPPSSSDEEQPPPAPEILTPQPPTPAPAPVPAPGPTPAPAHAPGPVPTPTPSPIAPNNIFPDDHRIYRLFDVMISGQSRLFAMMTNFDKRLKAMETEQQKLHAKQDNLERLLTTQRQATPGLLAVGSDTESDEENTIPADMKIPDDRLLILKDRAHSAGNFASILLKELMPHLFGDQNLRNMYNWNGGGINAKREVCPRAKLAVRQYVNHYYPECRKEETFRNVVVHKVLIIVE